A single Pseudomonas sp. DC1.2 DNA region contains:
- a CDS encoding murein transglycosylase A translates to MNSRFTAWRHHLTWTLALVAVLAGCSGGDNNKPKTHALATYSSATWEALPAVSDTDLVAGFGSWRSACTRLKADPVWGATCAASANVPQTASDIRGFLKQNLDVYGLRAANNNPNGLITGYYEPVYPGSLTQTEVAKVPVYGVPDDMIIVALDSLYPELKGKRLRGRLEGRVLKPYDDAATIETKGVKAPVVAWLTDPMNLQFLQIQGSGRIQLDDGRQLRIAYADQNGHPYRPIGRWLVEQGELKKEDVTMSAISTWAKANPERIPELLGSNPSYVFFTRNPDSNEGPRGSLNVPLTAGYSAAVDRKVIPLGSLLWLSTTRPDGSTLVRPVAAQDTGGAIAGEVRADLFWGTGEVAGQLAGDMKQQGQIWMLWPKGAALPQVPQVEDAVKP, encoded by the coding sequence ATGAACAGCCGTTTCACGGCCTGGCGCCACCATCTGACCTGGACCCTTGCGCTGGTAGCCGTGCTCGCAGGTTGCAGCGGAGGCGATAACAACAAACCAAAAACCCACGCGCTGGCCACCTACAGCAGCGCGACATGGGAAGCATTGCCCGCAGTCTCCGACACCGACCTGGTCGCCGGTTTCGGTTCCTGGCGCAGCGCCTGCACCCGACTCAAGGCCGATCCAGTCTGGGGCGCGACCTGCGCCGCGTCTGCCAACGTGCCGCAAACCGCCAGCGACATCCGGGGTTTCCTCAAACAGAACCTGGACGTCTACGGCCTGCGCGCTGCCAACAACAATCCCAATGGCCTGATCACCGGCTACTACGAACCGGTCTACCCCGGCAGCCTGACCCAGACAGAAGTGGCGAAAGTCCCGGTGTACGGCGTGCCCGACGACATGATCATCGTCGCCCTGGACAGCCTCTACCCGGAACTCAAGGGTAAACGCCTGCGCGGAAGACTTGAAGGTCGCGTGCTCAAACCCTATGACGACGCTGCCACCATCGAAACCAAAGGGGTTAAGGCGCCAGTGGTTGCCTGGCTGACTGATCCGATGAACCTGCAGTTCCTGCAAATTCAGGGCTCCGGGCGCATCCAGCTTGATGACGGTCGCCAACTGCGCATTGCTTACGCCGACCAGAATGGTCATCCCTATCGCCCCATCGGTCGTTGGCTGGTGGAGCAAGGCGAGTTGAAAAAAGAAGACGTCACCATGAGCGCCATCAGCACGTGGGCCAAGGCCAATCCGGAGCGTATTCCTGAGCTGCTGGGCAGCAACCCGAGTTACGTGTTTTTCACCCGCAACCCCGACAGCAATGAAGGGCCACGTGGCTCGCTGAACGTGCCGCTGACAGCGGGTTATAGCGCAGCGGTGGATCGCAAAGTGATTCCACTGGGCAGTCTGTTGTGGTTATCGACGACCCGACCAGACGGCAGCACGCTGGTGCGACCGGTGGCGGCGCAAGACACTGGCGGTGCGATTGCCGGCGAGGTTCGGGCGGACCTGTTCTGGGGCACCGGCGAGGTGGCGGGACAACTGGCCGGCGATATGAAACAGCAGGGACAAATCTGGATGTTGTGGCCAAAAGGCGCAGCGTTGCCGCAAGTGCCTCAGGTAGAGGATGCCGTGAAGCCTTGA
- a CDS encoding MAPEG family protein, producing the protein MTVALWCVMIAIFLPYICTGVAKAVGGYGLKDNHDPRDFLESLNGLGRRAHAAQLNSFEVTPAFAAAVIVAHLVGTAQLVTVNVLAVLFITSRLLYIICYLADWAMLRSVVWVVGMGLIASFFFVSI; encoded by the coding sequence ATGACGGTTGCTCTGTGGTGCGTGATGATTGCGATTTTCCTGCCGTATATCTGCACAGGCGTCGCCAAGGCCGTTGGCGGGTATGGTTTGAAAGACAACCATGATCCCCGAGACTTTCTTGAGTCGCTGAATGGTTTGGGCCGACGAGCACATGCGGCGCAGTTGAACAGCTTCGAAGTGACCCCAGCGTTTGCGGCAGCGGTGATTGTGGCGCATCTGGTGGGGACGGCACAGTTGGTAACGGTCAATGTGCTGGCGGTGTTGTTTATCACCAGTCGGTTGCTGTACATCATTTGCTACCTGGCGGACTGGGCGATGTTGCGGTCGGTGGTGTGGGTTGTGGGAATGGGGTTGATCGCCAGTTTCTTTTTTGTGTCGATCTGA
- a CDS encoding EamA family transporter yields MLATTLVLVAALLHATWNTLIKFSAERLLVVACMDSVALLFVAAMLAVVNVPPMDIWPWILASAAFELLYRYLLIQAYRVADLGLVYPLMRGLSPLMVLALTLIFSAEVLTSQQIFAIVLIPFGMLCLLWQGGGGTRLPWSVLPVVALIGLCIGCYTFIDGQALRRWSHPLDYLVWMTLLSAWPFPLLALVSKRPAFMVFWRQQWRLGLAIGLCVLFSYALVLWAMQLGSIAEVAALREISVILVVLFGVYYLKEPFGRPRLLACGLVLVGMLIMKF; encoded by the coding sequence GTGCTTGCAACAACGTTGGTGTTGGTGGCGGCGCTATTGCACGCGACGTGGAATACCCTGATCAAGTTCAGCGCCGAGCGGCTGCTGGTGGTGGCGTGCATGGACAGCGTGGCCCTGTTGTTTGTCGCCGCGATGCTGGCGGTGGTGAATGTGCCACCGATGGATATCTGGCCGTGGATTCTCGCTTCGGCGGCATTCGAGTTGCTTTATCGCTACCTGTTGATTCAGGCCTATCGGGTCGCAGACTTGGGTCTGGTCTATCCGCTGATGCGCGGGTTGTCGCCACTGATGGTGTTGGCGCTGACGCTGATCTTCTCCGCAGAGGTACTGACCTCTCAGCAGATCTTCGCAATTGTGCTGATCCCGTTCGGCATGCTTTGTTTGCTGTGGCAGGGAGGGGGCGGCACGCGGTTGCCGTGGTCGGTGTTGCCCGTGGTGGCGCTGATTGGCCTGTGCATCGGTTGCTACACCTTCATTGATGGCCAAGCGCTGCGGCGCTGGTCGCACCCATTGGATTACCTGGTCTGGATGACACTGCTGAGCGCCTGGCCGTTTCCTCTGTTGGCGCTGGTGAGCAAGCGACCGGCGTTCATGGTGTTCTGGCGGCAACAATGGCGGCTTGGGTTGGCGATCGGGTTGTGCGTGTTGTTCAGCTACGCTTTGGTGTTGTGGGCCATGCAACTGGGCTCGATTGCCGAAGTGGCGGCGTTGCGCGAGATCAGTGTGATTCTGGTGGTGCTGTTCGGCGTGTACTATTTGAAAGAACCTTTCGGCAGGCCGAGGCTCTTAGCCTGTGGGCTGGTGCTGGTCGGCATGCTGATCATGAAGTTTTGA
- a CDS encoding MFS transporter, which translates to MPLALLALAVAAFGIGTTEFVIMGLLPDVAHDLAVSIPHAGLLITGYALGVVFGAPILAIGTANMPRKATLLGMTLMFILGNILCALAPNYATLMAARVVTALCHGAFFGIGSVVAAGLVAPNKRAQAIAMMFTGLTLANVLGVPLGTALGQYAGWRSTFWAVSVIGVIAAIAQWAWLPKDIPMDKANLASEFKVLGKINVLLALGMSVLASTSLFSVFTYIAPILQDITGVSPHGVTVMLLLFGVGLTAGSMIGGRLADSRLLPSLMGMALAVVVVLAAFTQTSHSVIPAAITLVLWGIFAFALCPILQLLIIDQAHEAPNLGSTLNQSAFNLGNAAGAWIGGLVVASGADLADLPWTGALVSGVTVLTALFYIYLQRRGAATVSVSN; encoded by the coding sequence ATGCCACTCGCCTTGCTTGCCCTCGCTGTTGCCGCGTTCGGCATCGGCACCACTGAATTCGTCATCATGGGCTTGCTCCCCGATGTCGCCCACGACCTCGCCGTGAGCATTCCCCACGCAGGCCTGCTGATTACCGGCTACGCCCTGGGCGTTGTCTTCGGCGCGCCGATCCTGGCGATCGGCACCGCCAACATGCCACGCAAAGCCACACTGCTGGGTATGACGCTGATGTTCATCCTCGGCAATATCCTCTGCGCGCTGGCGCCAAACTACGCAACGCTGATGGCCGCGCGAGTGGTTACCGCGCTGTGCCACGGTGCATTTTTCGGCATCGGCTCGGTAGTCGCAGCCGGGTTGGTGGCACCGAATAAGCGGGCGCAGGCGATTGCGATGATGTTTACCGGCCTGACCCTGGCCAACGTGCTCGGCGTGCCGCTGGGCACAGCACTCGGACAATACGCAGGTTGGCGTTCGACGTTCTGGGCCGTATCGGTAATCGGAGTGATCGCCGCCATCGCGCAGTGGGCGTGGCTGCCGAAGGACATCCCCATGGACAAAGCCAACCTGGCCAGCGAGTTCAAGGTGCTGGGCAAGATCAATGTGCTGCTCGCATTGGGCATGAGTGTGCTGGCGTCCACCAGCCTGTTCAGCGTGTTCACTTACATCGCGCCCATCCTGCAAGACATCACGGGGGTCAGCCCCCACGGCGTGACCGTCATGCTGCTGTTGTTCGGCGTGGGACTGACGGCGGGCAGCATGATCGGTGGTCGGCTGGCCGACAGTCGTTTGCTGCCTTCTCTGATGGGGATGGCGTTGGCCGTGGTGGTGGTTCTGGCGGCCTTCACCCAGACCAGTCACTCAGTGATTCCGGCGGCAATCACCTTGGTGCTGTGGGGCATATTCGCTTTCGCCCTGTGCCCGATCCTGCAACTGCTGATCATTGATCAGGCCCATGAAGCACCGAACCTCGGTTCAACGCTGAACCAAAGCGCGTTCAATCTCGGTAACGCGGCCGGCGCCTGGATTGGCGGGCTGGTGGTGGCCAGCGGCGCAGACCTGGCGGACTTGCCCTGGACCGGCGCGCTGGTCAGCGGCGTGACGGTGCTGACAGCGCTTTTCTACATCTACCTGCAACGTCGCGGCGCGGCGACAGTCAGCGTCTCCAACTGA
- a CDS encoding formate/nitrite transporter family protein codes for MDTQADGKTPNLSAEEQRDVDNNQPPRAAVLHEIIRTQGDQELERSVAALWWSALAAGLTMGLSLMAMGLLNSRLPDGEAFKVIASFGYCAGFLAVILARQQLFTENTLTAVLPVMTKPTLKNVGRLIRLWTVVLFGNLCGTLLVAYVMLHLPIFDTKTDLAFLEIGRKIMENNAGQMFAKGIISGWMIATMVWMIPSMESAKMWIIILITYLMALGDFTHIVVGSAEVSYLVFAGELPWKDFWLVFAGPTLAGNIIGGSFIFALLSHAQIRSESGPPKQSADQKLDPQRVKK; via the coding sequence ATGGACACCCAAGCAGACGGCAAGACCCCGAACCTCTCGGCTGAAGAGCAACGCGACGTAGATAACAACCAGCCGCCGCGTGCCGCCGTGCTGCACGAAATCATCCGCACCCAGGGCGATCAAGAACTTGAGCGCAGCGTCGCCGCGCTCTGGTGGTCGGCATTGGCGGCCGGCCTGACCATGGGGCTGTCGCTGATGGCGATGGGTTTGCTCAACTCGCGCTTGCCGGATGGCGAAGCCTTTAAGGTCATCGCCAGCTTCGGTTACTGCGCCGGTTTTCTCGCGGTCATTCTGGCGCGTCAGCAACTGTTCACCGAAAACACCCTGACGGCTGTGCTGCCGGTCATGACTAAACCGACATTGAAAAACGTTGGTCGATTGATTCGACTTTGGACCGTCGTGCTGTTTGGCAACCTGTGCGGCACCCTGCTGGTGGCCTATGTAATGTTGCACCTGCCGATTTTCGATACCAAGACAGACCTGGCTTTCCTCGAGATCGGACGCAAGATCATGGAGAACAACGCTGGCCAGATGTTCGCCAAAGGCATCATCTCGGGCTGGATGATCGCCACCATGGTCTGGATGATCCCGTCCATGGAAAGCGCCAAGATGTGGATCATCATCCTCATCACGTACCTGATGGCTTTGGGGGATTTCACCCACATCGTGGTGGGCTCTGCGGAAGTGTCTTATCTGGTGTTTGCCGGCGAGTTGCCGTGGAAAGACTTCTGGCTGGTGTTCGCCGGCCCGACGCTCGCAGGGAACATTATTGGCGGCAGTTTTATTTTCGCGTTGCTGAGTCACGCGCAGATCCGCAGCGAAAGCGGACCGCCGAAGCAGTCTGCGGATCAGAAGCTCGATCCGCAGCGGGTCAAAAAGTAA
- a CDS encoding acyl-CoA thioesterase — MNFHTRKWVKPEDLNPNGTLFGGSLLRWIDEEAAIYAIVQLGNQRVVTKYISEINFVSASRQGDIIELGITATEFGRTSITLTCEVRNKITRKSILTVERMVFVNLGEDGLPAPHGRTEIKYVKDQFQEDAASE; from the coding sequence ATGAATTTCCACACCCGCAAATGGGTAAAACCCGAAGACCTCAACCCTAATGGCACGCTGTTTGGCGGCAGTCTGTTGCGCTGGATCGACGAAGAAGCGGCGATCTACGCCATCGTTCAACTGGGCAACCAGCGCGTGGTGACCAAGTACATTTCCGAAATCAACTTCGTCAGCGCCTCACGCCAGGGCGACATCATAGAGCTGGGCATTACCGCCACTGAGTTCGGTCGTACCTCGATCACCCTGACGTGCGAAGTGCGTAACAAGATCACGCGCAAGAGCATTTTGACCGTTGAACGCATGGTCTTCGTCAACCTCGGTGAAGACGGTTTGCCGGCGCCGCATGGCCGGACCGAGATCAAGTACGTCAAAGATCAGTTTCAGGAAGATGCCGCCAGCGAATAA
- the ahcY gene encoding adenosylhomocysteinase: protein MSAVITPADFTDYKVADMSLAAWGRRETIIAESEMPALMGLRRKYAGAQPLKGAKILGCIHMTIQTAVLIETLVALGAEVRWSSCNIFSTQDQAAAAIAAAGIAVYAWKGETEEEYEWCLEQTILKDGAPWDANMILDDGGDLTELLHKKYPAILDRVHGVTEETTTGVHRLLDMLAKGELKIPAINVNDSVTKSKNDNKYGCRHSLNDAIKRGTDHLLSGKQALVIGYGDVGKGSAQSLRQEGMIVKVTEVDPICAMQACMDGYELVSPFIDGINTGTEASIDKALLGKIDLIVTTTGNVNVCDSNMLKALKKRAVVCNIGHFDNEIDTAFMRKNWAWEEVKPQVHKIHRTGPGAFDAQNDDYLILLAEGRLVNLGNATGHPSRIMDGSFANQVLAQIFLFGQKYADLSPAQKAERLTVEVLPKKLDEEVALEMVRGFGGVVTQLTKTQADYIGVTVEGPFKPHAYRY, encoded by the coding sequence ATGAGCGCTGTTATCACGCCTGCAGATTTTACCGATTACAAAGTCGCCGACATGTCCCTGGCTGCCTGGGGCCGTCGCGAAACCATCATCGCCGAATCCGAAATGCCTGCCCTGATGGGTCTGCGCCGCAAATACGCCGGTGCGCAGCCGCTCAAGGGCGCGAAAATTCTCGGCTGCATCCACATGACCATTCAGACTGCCGTGCTGATCGAAACCCTGGTTGCCCTGGGTGCCGAAGTACGCTGGTCGTCGTGCAACATTTTCTCGACTCAGGATCAGGCTGCTGCGGCTATCGCTGCTGCCGGTATCGCGGTTTACGCCTGGAAAGGCGAAACCGAAGAAGAGTACGAGTGGTGCCTGGAGCAAACCATCCTGAAAGATGGCGCGCCATGGGATGCCAACATGATCCTCGACGACGGTGGCGACCTGACCGAGCTGTTGCACAAAAAATACCCGGCTATCCTGGACCGCGTCCATGGCGTGACCGAAGAGACCACCACGGGCGTTCACCGTCTGCTGGACATGCTGGCCAAAGGCGAGCTGAAAATCCCGGCCATCAACGTCAACGACTCGGTGACCAAGAGCAAGAACGACAACAAGTACGGCTGCCGTCACAGCCTGAACGATGCAATCAAGCGCGGCACCGACCACCTGTTGTCCGGCAAGCAAGCGCTGGTCATCGGTTACGGTGACGTGGGCAAGGGTTCGGCCCAGTCCCTGCGTCAGGAAGGCATGATCGTCAAAGTTACCGAAGTCGACCCAATCTGCGCCATGCAAGCCTGCATGGACGGCTACGAGCTGGTTTCGCCGTTCATCGACGGCATCAACACCGGCACTGAAGCCAGCATCGACAAAGCACTGCTGGGCAAGATCGACCTGATCGTGACCACCACCGGCAACGTCAATGTTTGCGACTCGAACATGCTCAAAGCCCTGAAGAAGCGCGCTGTTGTCTGCAACATCGGTCACTTCGACAACGAAATCGACACCGCTTTCATGCGCAAGAACTGGGCATGGGAAGAAGTGAAGCCACAGGTTCACAAAATCCACCGCACCGGTCCGGGCGCGTTCGACGCTCAGAACGACGACTACCTGATCCTGTTGGCCGAAGGCCGTTTGGTAAACCTGGGCAACGCCACAGGTCACCCAAGCCGCATCATGGACGGTTCGTTCGCCAACCAGGTTCTGGCGCAAATCTTCCTTTTTGGCCAGAAGTACGCCGACCTGTCGCCAGCCCAGAAAGCCGAGCGTCTGACCGTTGAAGTGCTGCCGAAAAAACTCGACGAAGAAGTGGCCCTGGAAATGGTCCGCGGTTTCGGCGGCGTCGTGACTCAACTGACCAAGACCCAGGCCGACTACATCGGCGTGACCGTCGAAGGCCCGTTCAAGCCGCACGCTTACCGCTACTGA
- the metF gene encoding methylenetetrahydrofolate reductase [NAD(P)H] produces the protein MSQDRRYSFEFFPTKTDAGHEKLLATARQLATYNPDFFSCTYGAGGSTRDRTINTVLQLESEVKVPAAPHLSCVGDSKDDLRGLLTQYKTAGIKRIVALRGDLPSGMGMASGELRHANDLVEFIREETGDHFHIEVAAYPEMHPQARNFEDDLTNFVRKANAGADSAITQYFFNADSYFYFVERVRAMGVNIPIVPGIMPITNYSKLARFSDACGAEIPRWIRKQLEAYGDDAQSIQGFGEQVITQMCERLLQGGAPGLHFYTLNQSEPSLAVWNNLKLPR, from the coding sequence ATGTCCCAAGACCGTCGCTACAGCTTTGAGTTCTTCCCTACGAAGACCGACGCTGGGCATGAAAAGCTGCTCGCCACTGCTCGCCAGTTGGCTACCTACAATCCCGACTTCTTCTCCTGCACCTATGGCGCTGGCGGCTCGACCCGTGATCGCACCATCAACACCGTGTTGCAGCTCGAAAGTGAAGTCAAAGTACCTGCCGCACCGCATCTGTCTTGCGTGGGCGACAGCAAGGACGATCTGCGCGGTCTGCTGACTCAATACAAGACAGCGGGCATCAAGCGGATAGTCGCCTTGCGCGGTGACCTGCCTTCGGGCATGGGCATGGCCAGCGGCGAACTGCGTCACGCTAACGACCTGGTTGAATTCATTCGTGAAGAGACCGGTGATCATTTCCACATCGAAGTCGCCGCTTATCCGGAGATGCATCCGCAAGCGCGTAATTTCGAAGATGATCTGACCAACTTCGTGCGTAAGGCTAACGCTGGCGCCGACAGTGCAATCACCCAGTACTTCTTCAACGCCGACAGCTATTTCTACTTCGTTGAGCGAGTACGGGCGATGGGCGTGAACATCCCGATCGTGCCGGGGATCATGCCGATCACCAACTACAGCAAGCTCGCCCGATTCTCCGATGCCTGCGGTGCGGAAATCCCGCGCTGGATTCGCAAGCAACTGGAAGCCTACGGCGATGACGCCCAGAGCATTCAAGGCTTTGGTGAACAGGTCATCACCCAGATGTGCGAACGTCTGCTGCAAGGTGGCGCTCCAGGGCTGCACTTCTACACGCTGAACCAGTCTGAACCAAGCCTGGCGGTGTGGAACAACCTGAAGTTGCCTCGCTAA
- a CDS encoding substrate-binding periplasmic protein, which translates to MPLIAQLITVLLFACLSFTARGEKLRIVTEPWAPYVYEENGKAMGLDYEATAIVFKRLGIEVEWQFLPWKRCLSMLDQGQADGALDIFHSDERDATLLYPNEPLSQVEFVMFYANERPHAFLTLDELKGMTIGTSPGYLYSADFSNSTLFTREPAPTHEANFGKLLRGRIDLLITDRRVGQHLLDELDIRDQVTENPTVISHQSQFLAVRRNAGMDLLVQRFGAELKRFKREPAYAELSARYGATPAPEVKTSTGAVFEKTVEQQESGAQ; encoded by the coding sequence ATGCCTTTGATCGCGCAATTGATAACCGTGCTTCTTTTCGCTTGCCTGAGCTTCACCGCTCGAGGTGAGAAGCTGCGTATTGTCACCGAGCCGTGGGCGCCTTATGTGTATGAGGAGAACGGCAAAGCCATGGGGCTGGACTACGAAGCCACCGCCATTGTCTTCAAGCGGCTGGGGATCGAGGTCGAATGGCAGTTCCTGCCGTGGAAGCGCTGTCTTTCGATGCTCGACCAAGGCCAGGCAGACGGCGCGCTGGACATTTTCCACAGCGATGAACGCGATGCGACTCTGCTCTACCCAAACGAGCCGTTGTCGCAGGTGGAGTTTGTGATGTTTTATGCCAACGAGCGACCACATGCGTTCCTTACGCTGGACGAGCTGAAGGGCATGACGATCGGCACGTCACCCGGCTACCTGTACAGCGCCGACTTCAGCAACTCGACCTTGTTCACCCGGGAGCCGGCACCGACCCACGAAGCCAACTTCGGCAAACTGCTACGCGGACGCATCGACCTGCTGATCACTGATCGCCGAGTCGGCCAGCACTTGCTTGATGAACTGGATATCCGCGACCAAGTCACCGAAAACCCCACCGTCATCAGCCATCAAAGCCAGTTTCTCGCGGTCCGTCGCAATGCGGGCATGGACTTGCTGGTGCAGCGCTTCGGCGCCGAACTCAAGCGCTTCAAACGCGAGCCAGCCTATGCCGAGCTAAGCGCGCGCTACGGCGCGACCCCGGCCCCCGAGGTAAAAACCAGCACCGGCGCCGTCTTCGAAAAAACCGTTGAGCAGCAGGAAAGCGGCGCGCAGTGA